From Microcystis aeruginosa NIES-2549, a single genomic window includes:
- the murC gene encoding UDP-N-acetylmuramate--L-alanine ligase, with the protein MKKVNFNGQPFHFIGIGGIGMSALAYILAKRNLPVSGSDLRPTHITQRLQGAGAHIFHRQEANNLALFHSPGPQNSSQTVPQVICSTAINDHNKEYQAARDLGYPIFHRSDVLAALIADYDSIAVAGTHGKTTTSSLIGYVLLEAGLDPTIIVGGEVDAWEGNARLGQGRFLVAEADESDGSLTKHAPKIGVITNIELDHPDHYQNLSEVIDTFREFANQCQILVACLDCDTIAEHFRPTISYSLDPEKGADYTVSEIIYEQGMMKASVWEKGSYLGQMEVKIPGQHNISNALAVVAIGRYLGLEFAVIADAIATFAGAKRRFEHKGEANGITFIDDYAHHPSELLATLAAAKLKVEGKQYQRSIAIFQPHRYSRTTAFLEEFGAAFSSADVVVLTDIYSAGEVNINHVTGQQVVEQVRKHHKNAYYHPELSSLGQFLLEILQPGDLAMFLGAGNLNQVIPEMLSLYREQLAVRV; encoded by the coding sequence GTGAAAAAAGTTAATTTTAACGGCCAACCTTTCCATTTTATCGGTATTGGCGGTATTGGGATGTCAGCCCTCGCTTATATCTTAGCCAAACGCAATTTACCCGTGTCTGGCTCCGATTTACGTCCTACCCATATTACCCAACGGCTACAGGGAGCGGGAGCGCACATTTTCCACCGTCAAGAGGCAAATAATTTAGCTTTATTTCATTCTCCGGGCCCTCAAAACAGTAGCCAAACAGTTCCGCAAGTAATCTGCTCCACGGCGATTAATGACCATAACAAGGAATATCAAGCGGCCAGAGACTTAGGATACCCAATTTTTCACCGTAGCGACGTTTTAGCGGCTTTAATCGCTGATTACGACAGTATCGCCGTCGCTGGCACCCACGGCAAAACCACCACTAGCAGCCTAATCGGTTACGTTCTCCTGGAAGCGGGATTAGACCCCACGATCATTGTCGGTGGTGAGGTGGACGCTTGGGAAGGTAACGCTCGTCTTGGTCAAGGTCGTTTTTTGGTGGCTGAGGCCGATGAGTCCGATGGTTCCCTAACCAAGCACGCCCCGAAAATCGGCGTAATCACTAATATTGAGCTAGATCACCCCGATCATTACCAGAATTTAAGCGAAGTTATCGATACTTTCCGTGAATTCGCCAATCAGTGCCAGATTTTAGTCGCTTGTTTAGATTGTGACACGATCGCCGAGCATTTCCGTCCGACAATCAGTTATAGTCTCGATCCCGAAAAAGGTGCCGATTACACCGTCAGCGAGATTATCTATGAACAGGGAATGATGAAAGCTTCCGTCTGGGAAAAAGGCAGTTATCTGGGACAAATGGAAGTGAAAATCCCCGGGCAACATAATATTAGTAATGCCTTGGCAGTGGTGGCCATCGGACGTTATCTCGGTTTAGAATTTGCCGTTATTGCCGATGCGATCGCTACTTTTGCTGGGGCAAAACGCCGTTTTGAACACAAGGGAGAGGCAAACGGCATTACTTTTATCGATGATTATGCCCACCATCCTAGCGAATTGTTGGCCACGTTAGCGGCGGCAAAATTGAAGGTAGAAGGCAAACAGTACCAACGTTCGATCGCTATTTTCCAACCCCATCGCTACAGTCGCACCACTGCCTTTTTAGAGGAATTCGGAGCCGCTTTCAGTTCCGCCGATGTGGTAGTCTTAACGGATATTTATAGTGCCGGGGAAGTGAATATCAATCACGTCACCGGGCAGCAAGTGGTCGAACAGGTGAGAAAACACCATAAAAACGCCTACTATCACC
- the hisD gene encoding histidinol dehydrogenase — MVRILKLSQLSDAERAKLQKRAELDIDNALKVAQTVIETIRERGDAGVVDYVRRFDYEGATVENIKVNEAEFEQAFQLIEPEVKTAIEQAFRNIQEVHRRQMPEETQLAEIEPGVFAGEKISPIPNVGLYVPRGRGAFPSMMLMLAIPAMVAGVERVVVCTPPDKQGNVEPVSLVAARMAGVREIYKLGGVQAIAALALGTKNIKRVDKITGPCSVYGAAAKRLLFGTVDVGLPAGPSESIVLADESTDARLAALDLLIEAEHGADSAALLVTHSEQVAIAASEYAQEYLQKLPDWRREFCEAGLAAYGGIILTDSLQQSLDFVNEYAPEHLEVLVSNPFAILGKIKNAGEILLGNHTPSSMATYAIGVNAVLPTGSFARSYSAVSVYDFLKRSTLAYVTPEGFEKLKETTKTLAEYEGFPAHKLAIQHREILL; from the coding sequence GTGGTTAGAATATTAAAACTTTCGCAATTAAGTGATGCGGAACGGGCAAAACTTCAGAAAAGAGCCGAGTTAGATATTGATAACGCCCTCAAAGTCGCTCAAACGGTGATAGAAACCATCCGCGAGCGGGGGGATGCCGGCGTTGTGGACTATGTGCGGCGTTTTGACTACGAGGGTGCGACGGTAGAAAATATCAAAGTCAACGAGGCAGAATTTGAGCAGGCTTTTCAGTTAATTGAACCAGAAGTAAAAACTGCCATTGAACAGGCTTTCCGGAATATTCAAGAGGTACATCGTCGCCAAATGCCGGAAGAAACACAACTGGCAGAAATTGAACCAGGTGTCTTTGCTGGCGAAAAAATCTCTCCTATCCCCAATGTGGGTTTATACGTTCCCCGGGGCCGCGGTGCTTTTCCTTCGATGATGTTAATGTTAGCCATACCGGCAATGGTGGCAGGAGTGGAAAGAGTTGTCGTTTGCACTCCCCCCGATAAACAGGGCAACGTGGAGCCGGTTTCTCTGGTGGCGGCACGCATGGCTGGAGTCAGAGAAATTTATAAGTTAGGAGGCGTACAAGCGATCGCTGCTTTAGCTTTGGGAACAAAAAATATCAAAAGGGTTGACAAAATTACAGGTCCGTGCAGCGTCTATGGGGCGGCGGCCAAACGGTTACTGTTCGGCACTGTGGATGTGGGTTTACCAGCAGGTCCAAGTGAGTCGATAGTTTTGGCCGATGAGTCCACCGATGCCCGTTTAGCGGCCTTGGATTTATTAATTGAAGCGGAACACGGGGCGGATTCGGCGGCTTTATTAGTCACCCACAGTGAACAGGTGGCGATCGCTGCTAGTGAATACGCTCAGGAATACCTGCAAAAACTCCCAGATTGGCGACGGGAATTTTGTGAGGCGGGTTTAGCCGCCTATGGGGGCATAATTTTAACCGATAGTTTGCAGCAATCCCTCGATTTCGTCAATGAGTACGCCCCGGAACATCTGGAGGTTTTAGTTAGTAATCCTTTTGCCATTCTGGGCAAGATTAAAAATGCTGGCGAAATTCTCCTGGGAAATCATACTCCTTCCTCTATGGCTACCTACGCCATCGGGGTAAATGCTGTGCTGCCGACGGGAAGTTTTGCCCGTTCCTATTCCGCGGTTTCAGTTTATGATTTTCTCAAGCGCTCCACTTTGGCTTATGTCACCCCTGAAGGCTTTG